In Nitrospiria bacterium, the genomic window CCAACAACCGCTGACGAACTTGAACGGCGCGCCTCCGGCGACATCCCCGGCGGCATAAAGTCCTTCTAGGGTTGTTCGACGATCGATATCGATCCAATAACCGGCCTGACAATGTCCCCCGACGATATAGGGTTCGGTCAACTGAACTTCAACCGGTTCTTTGCTCGGGTCAATATCGTTCGAAAGCCAGTAGAGAACCTGGGAGGGATACATATCTAGAAAGGCGGCCTTCAGATTCTTAACCTGTTCGTCGTTGATATGACGTGTGTCTAGATAAACCGGTCCCCGCCCCTCTTTTAACTCCATGATGGGTCCGTAAGCCCGATACGGCGTTGGTGCGCTGTCGCCACCCAAATGGGTGTAGCGCGTCGCCATGAATTTTTCGCCTTTGCCATTGATTTGGGGCGCGTTGACCCCGAGGGCGATCGTGCCGGTCGGCGCGATGGCATCCTTGGTCCTCAAAGCGATGTAGCGCATTTCAAAGCTGGTCATCTCGGCCCCGGCACGAATCCCCATGGCGTAACCGGCCCCGGTGTTGTAGGGAGAGTACCAGGTCTTATGTTGAGCATCATGGGTGTTGTTGGGTCGGTAAAGACCCGCGGCGCCACCGGTGGCCACGATCACGGCCTTTGCCTTTATAATATAAAATTTGCCGTTGCGGATGCTGAAGCCGGTGGCGCCGATAATGCGTCGTTCCCGGCGTAAAAAATTTGTTGCAACCGTCCAGTTTAATATCTGGACGCCAGCGTCCCGGACCGCTTTGGCCAGGATGGGTTTTAAGGATTCGCCGTTAATTTTGATATTCCATCGTCCACGGGGAAGGTAGTTGCCTTTTTCATCGCTCAGAATCGGCAGACCCCACCGCTCGACTTTTTTGACGCAATATTCGAACAACTCCGACTGACTCTTAACCAAATCCTCGCGGATCAGGCCGCAGGAATCAAATCGCACATACTTTACGAAACTCTCCGGTGTCTCTCCCGGATTCAGATAGGCATTGATGGCGTTCATCCCGCCGGCCAGACACCCGCTTCGGTCGATATGGGCTTTTTCCAAGATCGTTACTTTAAGATGCGGATATCGTTCACGTAGCTCGGTGGCAGCGAGGCAACCGGCCGTTCCGCCGCCGATAATGAGGACATCGGTTTCCACCGTCTGTCGATTGACGGTATGCCCGAGGCTGACTTTTGGCGCGGAAGAGAACTCTCTATTCATGCGATCACCCCAATCTAAACGGTTTTCACCTTCTGGGATTGATAGAGTTTACCTTTTGTGAAAAATTGATAGAGAAGAAACGTGTCAACAGCGATGACAAAGCACCAGAGCAGATACGCCGATGGACTGGTTACCAGATTAAGCTCGATTAAAACTCTGGAAAGTCCGAACCCAACGACCCAGGCGTCAAAGCTCATGCAAAGTCTCCGGAAGGTTTCCGGATTAAGCCGGTGGATTACAAAAGCGCCCAGAGGAACGCCGATCAAAACACTCGGCGCGATCGATACAAAGATCCCCCCGCTTTGAACGCTGTATAGACCCAGGAAGTAGTACGCACTCGCGGTAAGCAGAGCTTCGGTTACACGGATGAGACCCAGAGCCGCCCGGAATTCTTCTTTCACAAGGCCTTGGTTGTTGAACATGAGGGCCAGCGGAGGGCCCGAAACGGTGGTGACGGAATAAAGAAAACCGACACCGGTACCGAAAGGTAGGCCCACGGCCTGTTCGGAATTGATGGGCTTGCGCACGCCGGCTGCTTGAGAGAGAATTAAAGGGAGAAGAACGGCGAAGGTCGTGAATTTGATCCAGCCGGGATGTACGTACGACAGGACATAACTGCCGAAGATGATGCCAGGTACCATCCCGATCAGGATGGGGATGACACGTCTCCAAACCTTCGACAGGCCTTTCCGGTTAATCAGTAAGATGTAACTGTTAATGAAGATTTCGACCAAAACCAGGGCAGGGTTCAAAATCCGATTGGTATAGAACAGTAGCGCGACCGGTACGGTGATGGACGAAAAACCATGCCCCAGCCCTCCGTTGACGAATGCGGCAAAAAGAGTGATCGATATCAGTATAATCAAGTCCGACTGGGTGCTCATCGCTTCACAAAACTCGCATCATATATGGTACATCAAAACTTTCTGTCGTTCCCTTTCCTGCTTTCGTTCACATAGATTTTGTATCGTAATGGAATCCAGAACCTCCATCACGGCCGTTCGAGCTTCTTCCCAAATTGGTTTTAGAATATCATCACCGCTGTCCATTCCCTCATACGGTCGGTAACGGTCGGCGTTTCCGGACGCGCGGTTGGATGGATTAATCGGACCTTCAATCGCTTCTAAAACATCGCTAATTCGAATCTCGGAGGGCGGCCGGCTCAATGAATATCCGCCTTGTGCACCCCGCACACTTTCAATTAGACCGGCTTTTCGAAGGCTGCTTAAAACCTGTTCCAAAAAGCGAAGCGGGATCCGCTGGTTCTTCGCGATTGTCTTAGCTTGGAAAGGAGTTTCTTGCGCATGGTTGGCCAGTTCAAATACAGCCAATACCCCATATTCTCCCTTTGCTGAAAAGCGCACAATTCCCACCTTTCCGATCAAATTTATGTATTATATATATGATTTGTGACTGTGATGTCAATAATTTTTTATAAAATTAAAAAAATAAAATAAAATCAATGTATTGCTAAATATACCGTCTTGCCAATATACAATACCGTCTTGCAATTTAATCTATTTTATGTTATCGTCGCACTCGTTTTATTGAATAAATAAGGACGCCATTTGACTCATACTTGGGTAGAAATAGTTTCAATTTTCTTGCTTATTTTGTTGAACGGATTCTTCGCGTGTTCCGAGATCGCGATTATTGCAGTTCGCCGAAGTCGGATCAAGCAGCTACTTGAGCAAGGCAATCGT contains:
- a CDS encoding sulfite exporter TauE/SafE family protein; the encoded protein is MSTQSDLIILISITLFAAFVNGGLGHGFSSITVPVALLFYTNRILNPALVLVEIFINSYILLINRKGLSKVWRRVIPILIGMVPGIIFGSYVLSYVHPGWIKFTTFAVLLPLILSQAAGVRKPINSEQAVGLPFGTGVGFLYSVTTVSGPPLALMFNNQGLVKEEFRAALGLIRVTEALLTASAYYFLGLYSVQSGGIFVSIAPSVLIGVPLGAFVIHRLNPETFRRLCMSFDAWVVGFGLSRVLIELNLVTSPSAYLLWCFVIAVDTFLLYQFFTKGKLYQSQKVKTV
- a CDS encoding adenylyl-sulfate reductase subunit alpha; this encodes MNREFSSAPKVSLGHTVNRQTVETDVLIIGGGTAGCLAATELRERYPHLKVTILEKAHIDRSGCLAGGMNAINAYLNPGETPESFVKYVRFDSCGLIREDLVKSQSELFEYCVKKVERWGLPILSDEKGNYLPRGRWNIKINGESLKPILAKAVRDAGVQILNWTVATNFLRRERRIIGATGFSIRNGKFYIIKAKAVIVATGGAAGLYRPNNTHDAQHKTWYSPYNTGAGYAMGIRAGAEMTSFEMRYIALRTKDAIAPTGTIALGVNAPQINGKGEKFMATRYTHLGGDSAPTPYRAYGPIMELKEGRGPVYLDTRHINDEQVKNLKAAFLDMYPSQVLYWLSNDIDPSKEPVEVQLTEPYIVGGHCQAGYWIDIDRRTTLEGLYAAGDVAGGAPFKFVSGCWAEGVIAARAAGKYVDQVQRAEPDDDWINREQGRVFQPLHQHGRIFAGIRADEVESRLQKIMEEYAGGASRYYEMNEAQLLVARKHLAQLPNQLDLLVAEELHDLMKVHEILDRIDVAQVLVEHLLHRRETRWPAYQTRMDYAERDDQNWLKFVNSRRNPNTGAITMLERPYEQLVPGDRYKP
- a CDS encoding Rrf2 family transcriptional regulator — its product is MRFSAKGEYGVLAVFELANHAQETPFQAKTIAKNQRIPLRFLEQVLSSLRKAGLIESVRGAQGGYSLSRPPSEIRISDVLEAIEGPINPSNRASGNADRYRPYEGMDSGDDILKPIWEEARTAVMEVLDSITIQNLCERKQERERQKVLMYHI